One part of the Arabidopsis thaliana chromosome 4, partial sequence genome encodes these proteins:
- a CDS encoding retrotransposon Gag translates to QAASWWQQKQKTRKRAGKNPIKSWDKLKEKLCKTFLPPHYTSSVSNRLKNVKQRAGFGDDFTRNCHVHVNNFVEKPTYDRDCYVQDNDFVDKPVHVIYDDENNDLSPICI, encoded by the coding sequence CAAGCCGCATCATGGTGGCAACAAAAGCAGAAAACACGCAAGCGAGCTGGCAAGAATCCTATTAAATCATGGGATAAACTTAAGGAGAAGCTATGCAAAACTTTTTTACCTCCTCATTACACGAGTTCGGTGTCTAATCGTTTGAAGAATGTGAAACAAAGAGCCGGATTTGGGGATGATTTCACGAGGAATTGTCACGTTCATGTCAACAATTTCGTGGAGAAGCCTACTTATGATCGAGATTGTTACGTTCAAGACAACGACTTTGTCGATAAACCTGTCCATGTTATCTACGATGATGAGAATAATGATTTGTCTCCTATATGCATATGA
- a CDS encoding F-box/RNI-like/FBD-like domains-containing protein (F-box/RNI-like/FBD-like domains-containing protein; CONTAINS InterPro DOMAIN/s: FBD (InterPro:IPR013596), F-box domain, cyclin-like (InterPro:IPR001810), F-box domain, Skp2-like (InterPro:IPR022364), FBD-like (InterPro:IPR006566), Leucine-rich repeat 2 (InterPro:IPR013101); BEST Arabidopsis thaliana protein match is: F-box/RNI-like/FBD-like domains-containing protein (TAIR:AT3G52680.2); Has 2232 Blast hits to 2187 proteins in 26 species: Archae - 0; Bacteria - 0; Metazoa - 0; Fungi - 0; Plants - 2232; Viruses - 0; Other Eukaryotes - 0 (source: NCBI BLink).) — protein MEQGESLRIRVVMGKDRISELPDALLIKILSFLPTKIVVATSVFSKQWRPLWKLVPNLEFDSEDYDDKEQYTFSEIVCKSFLSHKAPVLESFRLEFESEKVDPVDIGLWVGIAFSRHLRELVLVAADTGTGTAFKFPSSLCTCNTLETLRLVLLILVDISSPVVMKSLRTLHLELVSYKDESSIRNLLSGCPILEELLVIRGEDSDIEVFTIDEVPSLKRLTINDDHDGQEFWGYVINAPSLKYLLIEDLRCPGFCLNAPELMEANIFDGTSITNDNFLGYLTSVKRLLLNLSPWKITYPTGSIFYQLVSLEMYTREIDWWDLLTLMLEHSPKLQVLKLTDNCVKFHKNGLPGGKWNEPKYVPECLLSHLETFVWRRFDWGREEEKEIATYILKNARRLNKATFSTNPVNSEELDKLKERRKVHNELDGVVRASNSCQFVFKFDTSYHVSDSS, from the exons ATGGAACAAGG TGAAAGTTTGCGAATTAGAGTTGTTATGGGTAAAGACAGGATCAGTGAGTTGCCTGATGCTTTGCTTATAAAGATACTGTCTTTTCTTCCAACAAAGATTGTCGTAGCCACGAgtgttttttctaaacaatggAGGCCTCTTTGGAAGTTGGTGCCAAATCTCGAGTTCGATTCTGAGGATTACGACGACAAAGAACAGTATACATTTTCAGAGATAGTTTGCAAATCTTTCCTTTCACATAAAGCCCCGGTTCTAGAGAGCTTTCGTCTTGAGTTTGAATCAGAAAAAGTTGATCCTGTAGATATTGGACTTTGGGTTGGAATTGCGTTTTCTAGACATCTGCGTGAATTGGTGCTCGTTGCTGCTGATACCGGGACGGGGACGGCTTTCAAATTTCCGAGTAGCTTGTGTACTTGCAACACACTTGAGACTTTGAGACTCGTacttttgattcttgttgATATCTCTTCTCCGGTAGTAATGAAGTCTCTTAGGACTCTCCATCTTGAGCTTGTGAGCTACAAAGACGAATCATCTATCCGTAACCTTTTATCAGGCTGCCCTATTCTTGAAGAATTGCTTGTGATTCGAGGTGAAGATTCTGATATTGAGGTTTTCACTATTGATGAGGTCCCTTCTTTGAAGAGATTAACGATTAATGACGACCATGATGGACAAGAGTTTTGGGGATATGTGATAAATGCTCCTTCTTTGAAATACTTACTGATTGAAGACTTAAGATGTCCCGGGTTTTGTCTGAATGCGCCGGAGCTAATGGAGGcaaatatttttgatggtACATCTATAACCAATGACAACTTTCTTGGATATCTCACTTCAGTCAAACGGTTGTTGTTGAATTTATCACCTTGGAAG ATTACATATCCTACTGGAAGTATCTTCTATCAGCTGGTATCTCTAGAGATGTATACACGTGAAATAGATTGGTGGGATCTACTTACGCTCATGCTCGAACATTCTCCTAAACTACAAGTTCTCAAGCTCACTGAT AATTGTGtgaaatttcataaaaatggTTTGCCGGGCGGCAAATGGAATGAGCCAAAGTATGTCCCTGAATGTTTGTTGTCGCATTTAGAGACATTTGTGTGGAGAAGATTCGATtggggaagagaagaagagaaagaaatagcTACATACATTCTAAAGAACGCAAGACGATTGAACAAGGCAACTTTCTCGACAAATCCTGTTAACTCGGAAGAGCTCGACAAGTTGAAAGAGAGACGTAAGGTGCACAACGAATTAGATGGTGTGGTCAGGGCTTCAAATTCATGCCAGTTTGTATTCAAATTCGATACATCTTATCATGTATCAGACTCTTCTTAG
- a CDS encoding Bifunctional inhibitor/lipid-transfer protein/seed storage 2S albumin superfamily protein (Bifunctional inhibitor/lipid-transfer protein/seed storage 2S albumin superfamily protein; FUNCTIONS IN: lipid binding; INVOLVED IN: N-terminal protein myristoylation, lipid transport; LOCATED IN: endomembrane system; CONTAINS InterPro DOMAIN/s: Bifunctional inhibitor/plant lipid transfer protein/seed storage (InterPro:IPR016140), Plant lipid transfer protein/seed storage/trypsin-alpha amylase inhibitor (InterPro:IPR003612), Plant lipid transfer protein/hydrophobic protein, helical domain (InterPro:IPR013770); BEST Arabidopsis thaliana protein match is: Bifunctional inhibitor/lipid-transfer protein/seed storage 2S albumin superfamily protein (TAIR:AT2G45180.1); Has 30201 Blast hits to 17322 proteins in 780 species: Archae - 12; Bacteria - 1396; Metazoa - 17338; Fungi - 3422; Plants - 5037; Viruses - 0; Other Eukaryotes - 2996 (source: NCBI BLink).), producing the protein MGISKALRSLLILLLLNITFFFGHVTPGATVKPCPPPPAKQATTKCPRDTLKFGVCGSWLGLVSEVIGTPPSQECCSLIKGLADFEAAVCLCTALKTSILGVAPVKIPVALTLLLNSCGKNVPQGFVC; encoded by the coding sequence ATGGGTATCTCGAAAGCTTTGCGATCTCTTCTCATCTTGCTGCTCCTTAACATAACATTCTTCTTCGGCCATGTTACACCAGGAGCCACCGTCAAGCCATGCCCTCCCCCTCCCGCAAAACAAGCCACCACGAAATGTCCAAGAGACACACTCAAATTTGGAGTGTGTGGGAGCTGGTTAGGTCTGGTTAGTGAGGTCATCGGTACACCACCGAGCCAGGAGTGTTGCTCGCTCATCAAAGGTTTGGCTGACTTTGAAGCTGCCGTTTGTCTGTGCACTGCACTTAAAACCAGCATTCTCGGAGTTGCTCCTGTCAAAATTCCCGTTGCTCTCACTCTGCTTCTCAACTCTTGCGGCAAAAATGTTCCTCAGGGATTCGTCTGCTGA
- a CDS encoding Plant VAMP (vesicle-associated membrane protein) family protein (Plant VAMP (vesicle-associated membrane protein) family protein; FUNCTIONS IN: structural molecule activity; INVOLVED IN: biological_process unknown; LOCATED IN: cellular_component unknown; EXPRESSED IN: 24 plant structures; EXPRESSED DURING: 14 growth stages; CONTAINS InterPro DOMAIN/s: PapD-like (InterPro:IPR008962), Major sperm protein (InterPro:IPR000535), Vesicle-associated membrane protein (InterPro:IPR016763); BEST Arabidopsis thaliana protein match is: vesicle associated protein (TAIR:AT3G60600.1); Has 1100 Blast hits to 1071 proteins in 205 species: Archae - 0; Bacteria - 0; Metazoa - 430; Fungi - 141; Plants - 437; Viruses - 0; Other Eukaryotes - 92 (source: NCBI BLink).): MTTGDLVNIHPTELKFPFELKKQSSCSMQLTNKTTTQCVAFKVKTTNPRKYCVRPNTGVVLPGDSCNVTVTMQAQKEAPLDMQCKDKFLVQTVVVSDGTTSKEVLAEMFNKEAGRVIEDFKLRVVYIPANPPSPVPEGSEEGNSPMASLNDIASQSASLFDDVSRTFEETSEKSSEAWSMISKLTEEKTSATQQSQKLRLELEMLRKETSKKQSGGHSLLLMLLVGLLGCVIGYLLNRI, from the exons ATGACGACCGGAGATCTCGTTAATATCCATCCTACTGAGCTTAAATTCCcct TTGAgttgaagaaacaaagttcGTGTTCGATGCAATTGACCAACAAGACAACTACTCAATGTGTCGCTTTTAAG GTTAAAACAACCAATCCTCGCAAATACTGTGTTCGTCCTAACACTGGTGTTGTCTTGCCCGGTGATTCCTGCAATGTTACAG tgACGATGCAAGCCCAGAAAGAGGCACCACTTGATATGCAATGCAAAGACAAGTTCCTTGTTCAGACTGTTGTTGTCTCTGATGGTACTACTTCCAAAGAAGTCCTCGCTGAAATG TTCAACAAGGAGGCTGGTAGAGTGATTGAGGATTTCAAACTGCGAGTTGTTTACATTCCTGCTAATCCTCCTTCACCTGTCCCTGAAGGTTCTGAAGAAGGCAACTCTCCTATGGCTTCCCTCAACGATATTGCCTCTCAATCTGCCTCACTCTTTGATGAC GTGTCAAGAACGTTTGAAGAAACAAGTGAGAAATCTTCAGAG GCATGGTCTATGATTTCCAAATTGACGGAGGAGAAGACTTCTGCTACTCAACAAAGTCAGAAGCTCCGTCTCGAACTG GAAATGCTGAGGAAAGAAACAAGCAAGAAGCAGTCGGGTGGTCATTCCTTGCTCTTGATGCTGCTGGTGGGTCTGCTCGGTTGCGTGATTGGCTACTTATTGAACCGGATATAA
- a CDS encoding Plant VAMP (vesicle-associated membrane protein) family protein, producing MQLTNKTTTQCVAFKVKTTNPRKYCVRPNTGVVLPGDSCNVTVTMQAQKEAPLDMQCKDKFLVQTVVVSDGTTSKEVLAEMFNKEAGRVIEDFKLRVVYIPANPPSPVPEGSEEGNSPMASLNDIASQSASLFDDVSRTFEETSEKSSEAWSMISKLTEEKTSATQQSQKLRLELEMLRKETSKKQSGGHSLLLMLLVGLLGCVIGYLLNRI from the exons ATGCAATTGACCAACAAGACAACTACTCAATGTGTCGCTTTTAAG GTTAAAACAACCAATCCTCGCAAATACTGTGTTCGTCCTAACACTGGTGTTGTCTTGCCCGGTGATTCCTGCAATGTTACAG tgACGATGCAAGCCCAGAAAGAGGCACCACTTGATATGCAATGCAAAGACAAGTTCCTTGTTCAGACTGTTGTTGTCTCTGATGGTACTACTTCCAAAGAAGTCCTCGCTGAAATG TTCAACAAGGAGGCTGGTAGAGTGATTGAGGATTTCAAACTGCGAGTTGTTTACATTCCTGCTAATCCTCCTTCACCTGTCCCTGAAGGTTCTGAAGAAGGCAACTCTCCTATGGCTTCCCTCAACGATATTGCCTCTCAATCTGCCTCACTCTTTGATGAC GTGTCAAGAACGTTTGAAGAAACAAGTGAGAAATCTTCAGAG GCATGGTCTATGATTTCCAAATTGACGGAGGAGAAGACTTCTGCTACTCAACAAAGTCAGAAGCTCCGTCTCGAACTG GAAATGCTGAGGAAAGAAACAAGCAAGAAGCAGTCGGGTGGTCATTCCTTGCTCTTGATGCTGCTGGTGGGTCTGCTCGGTTGCGTGATTGGCTACTTATTGAACCGGATATAA
- the YAB3 gene encoding Plant-specific transcription factor YABBY family protein (YABBY3 (YAB3); FUNCTIONS IN: protein binding, sequence-specific DNA binding transcription factor activity; INVOLVED IN: fruit development, abaxial cell fate specification, regulation of transcription; EXPRESSED IN: 18 plant structures; EXPRESSED DURING: 13 growth stages; CONTAINS InterPro DOMAIN/s: High mobility group, superfamily (InterPro:IPR009071), YABBY protein (InterPro:IPR006780); BEST Arabidopsis thaliana protein match is: Plant-specific transcription factor YABBY family protein (TAIR:AT2G45190.1); Has 465 Blast hits to 465 proteins in 131 species: Archae - 0; Bacteria - 0; Metazoa - 4; Fungi - 6; Plants - 438; Viruses - 2; Other Eukaryotes - 15 (source: NCBI BLink).), which yields MCDINWQVSVPPSSLFKTVTVRCGHCSNLLSVTVSMRALLLPSVSNLGHSFLPPPPPPPPPNLLEEMRSGGQNINMNMMMSHHASAHHPNEHLVMATRNGRSVDHLQEMPRPPPANRPPEKRQRVPSAYNRFIKEEIQRIKAGNPDISHREAFSAAAKNWAHFPHIHFGLMADHPPTKKANVRQQEGEDGMMGREGFYGSAANVGVAHN from the exons ATGTGTGATATTAATTGGCAGGTGAGTGTTCCTCCGAGTAGTTTGTTCAAGACGGTGACGGTCAGATGCGGCCACTGTTCGAACCTTTTGTCGGTGACCGTGAGCATGagagctcttcttcttccatccGTTTCCAACCTTGGCCATTCCTTTTTACCtccccctcctcctcctcctcctccaaatCTTTTG GAGGAAATGCGAAGCGGAGGGCAGAATATAAACATGAACATGATGATGAGCCATCACGCTTCAGCTCACCACCCGAACGAGCATTTGGTTATGGCGACTCGCAACGGAAGATCAGTGGATCATCTACAAGAGATGCCTCGGCCACCACCAGCCAATAGAC CCCCAGAGAAGCGACAAAGAGTACCATCTGCATACAACCGATTCATCAA AGAGGAGATCCAACGTATAAAGGCAGGCAACCCTGATATCAGCCACAGAGAAGCCTTCAGTGCTGCTGCCAAAAAC TGGGCTCATTTCCCTCACATACACTTTGGACTCATGGCTGACCATCCTCCCACGAAGAAGGCTAACGTGCGCCAACAG GAAGGAGAGGATGGGATGATGGGAAGAGAAGGGTTTTACGGTTCAGCTGCCAACGTTGGGGTGGCCCATAACTAG
- the YAB3 gene encoding Plant-specific transcription factor YABBY family protein (YABBY3 (YAB3); CONTAINS InterPro DOMAIN/s: High mobility group, superfamily (InterPro:IPR009071), YABBY protein (InterPro:IPR006780); BEST Arabidopsis thaliana protein match is: Plant-specific transcription factor YABBY family protein (TAIR:AT2G45190.1); Has 469 Blast hits to 469 proteins in 131 species: Archae - 0; Bacteria - 0; Metazoa - 4; Fungi - 6; Plants - 442; Viruses - 2; Other Eukaryotes - 15 (source: NCBI BLink).) yields MSSMSMSSSSAPAFPPDHFSSTDQLCYVHCSFCDTVLAVSVPPSSLFKTVTVRCGHCSNLLSVTVSMRALLLPSVSNLGHSFLPPPPPPPPPNLLEEMRSGGQNINMNMMMSHHASAHHPNEHLVMATRNGRSVDHLQEMPRPPPANRPPEKRQRVPSAYNRFIKEEIQRIKAGNPDISHREAFSAAAKNWAHFPHIHFGLMADHPPTKKANVRQQEGEDGMMGREGFYGSAANVGVAHN; encoded by the exons ATGTCGAGCATGTCCATGTCGTCCTCCTCAGCTCCAGCTTTTCCACCGGACCACTTCTCATCTACGGACCAGCTCTGTTACGTCCATTGCAGCTTCTGCGACACTGTCCTTGCT GTGAGTGTTCCTCCGAGTAGTTTGTTCAAGACGGTGACGGTCAGATGCGGCCACTGTTCGAACCTTTTGTCGGTGACCGTGAGCATGagagctcttcttcttccatccGTTTCCAACCTTGGCCATTCCTTTTTACCtccccctcctcctcctcctcctccaaatCTTTTG GAGGAAATGCGAAGCGGAGGGCAGAATATAAACATGAACATGATGATGAGCCATCACGCTTCAGCTCACCACCCGAACGAGCATTTGGTTATGGCGACTCGCAACGGAAGATCAGTGGATCATCTACAAGAGATGCCTCGGCCACCACCAGCCAATAGAC CCCCAGAGAAGCGACAAAGAGTACCATCTGCATACAACCGATTCATCAA AGAGGAGATCCAACGTATAAAGGCAGGCAACCCTGATATCAGCCACAGAGAAGCCTTCAGTGCTGCTGCCAAAAAC TGGGCTCATTTCCCTCACATACACTTTGGACTCATGGCTGACCATCCTCCCACGAAGAAGGCTAACGTGCGCCAACAG GAAGGAGAGGATGGGATGATGGGAAGAGAAGGGTTTTACGGTTCAGCTGCCAACGTTGGGGTGGCCCATAACTAG
- the PME38 gene encoding pectin methylesterase 38 (pectin methylesterase 38 (PME38); FUNCTIONS IN: enzyme inhibitor activity, pectinesterase activity; INVOLVED IN: cell wall modification; LOCATED IN: cell wall, plant-type cell wall; EXPRESSED IN: flower, synergid; CONTAINS InterPro DOMAIN/s: Pectinesterase, active site (InterPro:IPR018040), Pectin lyase fold/virulence factor (InterPro:IPR011050), Pectinesterase, catalytic (InterPro:IPR000070), Pectinesterase inhibitor (InterPro:IPR006501), Pectin lyase fold (InterPro:IPR012334); BEST Arabidopsis thaliana protein match is: Plant invertase/pectin methylesterase inhibitor superfamily (TAIR:AT2G45220.1); Has 2963 Blast hits to 2921 proteins in 467 species: Archae - 10; Bacteria - 871; Metazoa - 1; Fungi - 198; Plants - 1837; Viruses - 0; Other Eukaryotes - 46 (source: NCBI BLink).), translating to MVFGNEMCDETPHPGECKTLLIKHKPIRSTTQFLQVSVERTLDGAVKAKSDTYFLEPQFGSKQAWEECMDLYEQTIHRLNESVLCPKNVCSRSDVQAWLSTALTNLDTCQEEMSELGVSSHSLESITIDVINTLAINKRMEQNGKEFGISKITMKTLSIGEKVDVVVAQDGSGDYKTIQEAVNGAGERLKGSPRYVIHVKQGVYEEYVNVGIKSNNIMITGDGIGKTIITGDKSKGRGFSTYKSATFVAEGDGFVGRDITIRNTAGPENHQAVALRSNSDMSVFYRCSIEGYQDTLYVHSGRQFFRECDIYGTVDFIFGNAAAVLQNCRIFARNPPNGVNTITAQSRFNPNQTTGIVIHNSVVKGAPGVQLGGVKTYLGRPWRSYARTVVIGTYLDTLIEPNGWIDWDNVTALSTLYYGEYQNSGPGSGTENRVDWAGFHVISDIQEAREFTLPKFIDSASWLPPTKVPFTINL from the exons ATGGTTTTCGGAAATGAAATGTGCGATGAAACGCCGCATCCGGGTGAATGCAAGACTCTACTGATTAAACACAAACCCATAAGAAGCACTACACAGTTCCTCCAAGTGTCCGTGGAACGAACACTAGATGGGGCTGTCAAAGCCAAGAGTGACACGTATTTTCTTGAGCCACAATTTGGTTCAAAGCAAGCTTGGGAGGAATGTATGGATCTGTACGAGCAGACTATTCACAGGCTCAACGAGAGCGTGTTGTGTCCCAAGAACGTTTGCTCTAGGTCAGACGTGCAAGCATGGCTCAGCACCGCACTCACCAACCTAGACACATGTCAGGAAGAGATGTCAGAACTCGGTGTCTCGTCTCATTCCTTGGAGAGCATTACCATTGATGTCATTAACACCTTGGCCATCAACAAG aGGATGGAACAAAACGGTAAGGAGTTTGGGATATCGAAAATAACAATGAAAACACTATCTATAGGTGAAAAAGTGGATGTAGTGGTGGCTCAAGATGGTTCCGGGGACTACAAAACTATCCAAGAGGCCGTGAATGGTGCTGGAGAGAGGCTCAAAGGAAGCCCAAGGTATGTCATACATGTCAAGCAAGGCGTTTACGAGGAATATGTCAATGTAGGAATCAAGTCTAATAACATCATGATCACTGGCGATGGTATCGGCAAAACCATAATCACCGGTGACAAAAGCAAGGGCCGAGGATTTTCCACTTACAAATCTGCCACTTTTG TGGCTGAGGGGGACGGTTTCGTGGGACGAGACATAACAATCAGGAACACGGCAGGACCGGAAAACCATCAGGCGGTGGCTCTCAGATCGAATTCAGACATGTCAGTGTTTTACAGATGTAGCATTGAAGGCTATCAAGACACACTCTACGTGCACTCTGGTCGTCAGTTTTTCAGGGAGTGCGACATATACGGAACCGTTGACTTCATTTTCGGAAACGCCGCAGCTGTTTTACAAAACTGTCGGATATTTGCACGTAACCCACCGAATGGAGTCAACACCATAACGGCACAGAGCCGGTTCAACCCGAATCAGACAACAGGAATCGTAATCCATAACTCCGTGGTGAAAGGAGCTCCGGGGGTACAGTTAGGAGGCGTGAAAACGTATTTGGGCCGTCCGTGGAGGTCGTACGCACGGACCGTGGTGATCGGGACGTATCTTGATACGTTGATCGAACCCAACGGATGGATTGATTGGGATAATGTAACGGCTCTAAGCACGTTGTATTATGGGGAGTATCAAAACTCGGGACCGGGTTCGGGGACAGAGAACCGGGTTGATTGGGCCGGGTTTCACGTGATATCTGATATCCAAGAAGCTCGAGAGTTTACGTTACCCAAATTCATCGACTCTGCTTCATGGTTACCGCCTACCAAAGTGCCTTTCACCATCAATCTCTAA
- a CDS encoding AT hook motif DNA-binding family protein (AT hook motif DNA-binding family protein; FUNCTIONS IN: DNA binding; INVOLVED IN: biological_process unknown; LOCATED IN: cellular_component unknown; EXPRESSED IN: 16 plant structures; EXPRESSED DURING: 7 growth stages; CONTAINS InterPro DOMAIN/s: Protein of unknown function DUF296 (InterPro:IPR005175), AT hook, DNA-binding motif (InterPro:IPR017956); BEST Arabidopsis thaliana protein match is: AT-hook motif nuclear-localized protein 1 (TAIR:AT4G12080.1); Has 772 Blast hits to 768 proteins in 34 species: Archae - 0; Bacteria - 6; Metazoa - 13; Fungi - 0; Plants - 749; Viruses - 0; Other Eukaryotes - 4 (source: NCBI BLink).), producing METSDRISPGGGIGAEVPSAYHMAPRPSDSPANQFMGLSLPPMEAPMPSSGEASGKKRRGRPRKYEANGAPLPSSSVPLVKKRVRGKLNGFDMKKMHKTIGFHSSGERFGVGGGVGGGVGSNFTPHVITVNTGEDITMRIISFSQQGPRAICILSANGVISNVTLRQPDSCGGTLTYEGRFEILSLSGSFMETENQGSKGRSGGMSVSLAGPDGRVVGGGVAGLLIAATPIQVVVGSFITSDQQDHQKPRKQRVEHAPAAVMSVPPPPSPPPPAASVFSPTNPDREQPPSSFGISSWTNGQDMPRNSATDINISLPVD from the exons atggaaacaagcgACAGAATTAGCCCTGGTGGTGGTATAGGAGCAGAAGTTCCATCAGCGTATCATATGGCTCCGAGACCTTCAGATAGCCCTGCTAACCAGTTTATGGGGTTGTCTCTCCCTCCCATGGAAGCCCCAATGCCTTCTTCAGGGGAAGCCTCagggaagaagaggagaggcAGACCTCGTAAATATGAAGCTAATGGTGCTCCTTTGCCTTCTTCATCAGTTCCTCTTGTGAAGAAACGAGTAAGAGGCAAGCTCAATGGTTTTGATATGAAGAAGATGCATAAGACCATTGGGTTCCATTCTTCTG GTGAAAGGTttggtgttggtggtggtgttggtggtggtgttggATCAAATTTCACGCCGCATGTAATCACAGTGAACACTGGTGAG GATATTACTATGAGAATCATCTCCTTTTCACAACAAGGACCACGAGCTATTTGTATCTTATCAGCAAATGGAGTGATATCAAACGTTACTCTTCGCCAACCCGATTCTTGCGGTGGTACTCTCACCTACGAG GGTCGGTTTGAGATACTGTCTCTGTCTGGTTCATTCatggaaacagagaatcaaGGTTCAAAAGGTCGGTCTGGTGGCATGAGTGTATCTTTGGCCGGTCCTGATGGTCGTGTTGTCGGTGGCGGTGTCGCTGGCCTGCTCATTGCCGCCACTCCTATTCAG GTTGTTGTTGGCAGTTTTATAACGAGTGATCAACAAGATCATCAGAAACCGAGGAAGCAAAGAGTCGAGCATGCCCCTGCAGCAGTCATGTCAgtgcctcctcctccttctcctcctcctccggcgGCTTCTGTTTTCTCACCGACAAACCCGGACAGAGAGCAGCCGCCATCTTCATTCGGTATCTCCAGCTGGACCAACGGACAGGACATGCCGAGAAACTCAGCCACTGACATCAACATATCTTTACCAGTCGACTGA